The proteins below come from a single Rosa rugosa chromosome 2, drRosRugo1.1, whole genome shotgun sequence genomic window:
- the LOC133733406 gene encoding dirigent protein 19-like, whose product MARILPISAFQFIIISSLLSSFSMILVSGEDHEFVKPMDPELFGLKKEKLTHFRLYWHDIVDGPNPTAVTVVQPNSSQTKFGMIRMIDNQLTLGPESSSKLLGRAQGFYASASQQDLSLLMAQNLAFVQGKYNGSTITLMGRNSLSNKVRELSVIGGSGLFRFARGYALLTTQSFNASKSDDAVVEYNIYVLHY is encoded by the coding sequence ATGGCTAGAATCCTTCCTATCTCAGCTTTCCAATTCATCATAATCTCCTCCCTCCTGTCTTCCTTTTCTATGATCCTGGTTTCTGGGGAAGATCATGAGTTTGTGAAACCCATGGACCCCGAGCTTTTTGgtctaaagaaagaaaaacttacCCATTTTCGCTTGTATTGGCACGACATTGTTGATGGTCCTAATCCCACTGCCGTGACAGTAGTGCAACCCAACTCCTCCCAAACAAAGTTCGGAATGATAAGAATGATCGACAACCAGCTAACCTTAGGCCCCGAATCGAGCTCGAAGCTGTTGGGAAGGGCTCAAGGGTTTTATGCATCTGCATCACAACAAGACCTTAGTCTGTTGATGGCTCAGAACCTTGCATTTGTTCAGGGGAAGTATAACGGTAGCACCATAACCCTGATGGGAAGGAACTCGCTTTCCAACAAGGTAAGGGAGCTGTCGGTGATCGGAGGAAGTGGACTTTTCAGGTTTGCCAGGGGTTATGCTCTACTAACAACTCAGTCGTTTAACGCCTCTAAAAGTGATGATGCTGTGGTGGAGTATAACATCTATGTCTTGCATTACTGA
- the LOC133727979 gene encoding uncharacterized protein LOC133727979, whose product MVETVVIPPRGDNWVDIEGSSSTLSPKLVCTLRFYWAPFKRWKSGWMPCTTRATLSPIGTIDEYGDERINGSHLKQIWTLLRPFTVVTELITVSMAVMQLNVAGPTSGFKVWASPFGVSIAKWCLWFLEFGKGWTSNGLWVFGPQIGTFGSIGPFHDGVLGCLIFSGTDDSQILAKMVSAEELLSVMYSGGRVVYACSALPNHVSSSSFYLVVLVWYPCKSNLASRIKMEELFAASLDKLKNRAPKIREAPQEATSLSWLFHGKFIFQTRFLNPIWGTFDLAQCKQDVNLTVSVVRELMGEQLLNGDKALCVGEGSASAVMALQDLGFPNARGVYEHRFFSLKRKQFGYEIYYEDKSFDFVFCRDLDKVSVPALLVLEIERVLSPGGIGAMLVGSSGLAPNSLIRSATPISSLLKSSSVVHVNYISNFTLVVFRKSYENAGLFEQYRLPADCQSLTNNRPLIEKMEPLVKEKPVEDGKMATYLPNFTDVSSKKRLVYIDIGAAELLKSNVTDWFLPSYPITHRAFHVYFVDHNTSVLLSYVKKPGITFVYHPGLAGIKDKDNVNIEADAEPYVADEGFDFLVWFKETGQHAEFVVLKMNAGSVELKFLIHTRPLPIP is encoded by the exons ATGGTAGAGACGGTGGTCATTCCACCGCGAGGCGACAACTGGGTCGACATTGAGGGCTCATCCTCGACACTGTCGCCGAAGCTGGTGTGCACCTTAAGGTTCTATTGGGCGCCGTTTAAGAGGTGGAAATCGGGATGGATGCCGTGTACAACTAGGGCGACGCTATCACCGATCGGGACTATAGATGAATACGGCGATGAGCGTATCAATGGATCACACTTGAAACAAATTTGGACACTATTGCGTCCTTTTACAGTTGTCACCGAGCTTATAACAGTATCAATGGCGGTGATGCAATTGAATGTCGCCGGTCCGACCTCCGGGTTCAAAGTGTGGGCATCTCCTTTCGGGGTGTCCATAGCAAAATGGTGTCTATGGTTTTTGGAGTTTGGCAAAGGTTGGACCAGTAATGGGCTGTGGGTTTTTGGACCCCAAATTGGAACCTTTGGATCTATAGGCCCATTTCATGATGGAGTGCTAGGGTGCCTTATCTTTTCAGGCACCGACGATTCGCAGATATTAGCCAAGATGGTGTCTGCTGAAGAGCTCCTGAGTGTAATGTACTCAG GGGGAAGAGTGGTGTATGCATGTTCTGCACTACCAAATCATGTTTCATCATCTTCATTTTATCTAGTT GTTCTGGTATGGTATCCGTGCAAGTCTAACTTGGCTTCAAGGATCAAAATGGAAGAATTATTTGCTGCAAGTTTAGATAAG CTCAAGAATCGAGCCCCCAAGATTCGAGAGGCACCACAAGAGGCCACAAGTCTCTCGTGGTTGTTCCATGGCAAGTTCATCTTTCAGACCCGGTTTCTGAATCCCATTTGGGGTACTTTCGATTTGGCGCAGTGCAAGCAAGATGTGAACTTGACTGTCAGTGTGGTCAGAGAGCTAATGGGCGAGCAGCTTTTGAACGGTGATAAGGCTCTCTGTGTCGGTGAAGGATCGGCCTCGGCCGTGATGGCGTTGCAAGATTTGGGGTTTCCCAATGCTCGTGGTGTTTATGAACACCGATTCTTCTCCCTCAAGCGCAAACAGTTTGGGTATGAGATTTACTATGAGGACAAGTCTTTCGATTTCGTGTTCTGCAGGGATCTAGACAAGGTTTCAGTCCCTGCTCTGCTTGTGCTCGAGATTGAGCGCGTTCTTAGCCCAGGTGGAATTGGGGCTATGCTTGTTGGTAGCAGTGGTTTGGCTCCGAATAGCCTGATTAGGTCTGCTACCCCAATTTCTTCATTGCTGAAGAGCTCCAGTGTCGTGCATGTTAATTATATCAGCAATTTCACACTGGTTGTGTTCAGGAAGAGTTACGAAAATGCGGGTCTATTTGAGCAGTATCGCCTTCCGGCTGACTGCCAATCCCTCACGAACAATAGACCTTTGATCGAGAAAATGGAGCCTCTTGTGAAGGAAAAGCCAGTGGAGGACGGGAAGATGGCTACTTATTTGCCTAATTTTACTGATGTTTCCTCAAAGAAGCGGTTGGTCTATATCGATATTGGGGCAGCAGAGCTCCTGAAATCAAATGTCACAGACTGGTTCCTGCCTTCTTATCCGATTACACACAGAGCTTTCCATGTCTATTTTGTTGACCACAACACTTCTGTGCTATTGTCTTATGTCAAAAAGCCGGGAATCACCTTCGTTTATCATCCAGGGCTGGCTGGAATTAAGGACAAGGACAATGTTAACATTGAAGCAGATGCAGAGCCCTATGTCGCAGATGAAGGGTTTGATTTTCTTGTTTGGTTTAAAGAAACAGGGCAGCATGCCGAGTTTGTGGTGCTGAAGATGAATGCAGGCAGTGTGGAATTGAAGTTCCTCATCCACACGAGGCCACTTCCAATTCCCTGA
- the LOC133734085 gene encoding dirigent protein 22-like produces the protein MARILPTLAFHLLIIASLLSSFSMILVSAEDHEFVKSMDPELFGLKKEKLTHFRLYWHDVVDGPNPSAVTIVQPPSNSSQTRFGLIRMFDNALTQGPEPSSKLLGRAQGFYGSASQEDISLLMAENFAFVQGKYNGSTITLMGRNSILNKVRELSVIGGSGLFRYARGYALATTQSFNASKSDDAIVEYNIYVLHY, from the coding sequence ATGGCTAGAATCCTTCCCACCTTAGCTTTCCACCTGCTCATAATCGCTTCCCTCCTGTCTTCCTTTTCCATGATCTTAGTTTCTGCGGAAGATCATGAGTTTGTGAAATCCATGGACCCCGAGCTTTTCggtttaaagaaagaaaagctcACCCATTTTCGCTTGTATTGGCACGACGTTGTTGATGGTCCTAATCCCTCTGCCGTAACAATAGTGCAACCACCCTCCAACTCCTCCCAAACACGGTTCGGCCTAATAAGAATGTTCGACAACGCTCTAACCCAAGGCCCCGAACCGAGCTCGAAACTTCTGGGAAGGGCTCAAGGGTTTTATGGATCTGCTTCACAAGAAGACATTAGCCTGTTGATGGCTGAGAACTTTGCTTTTGTTCAGGGAAAGTATAACGGTAGCACCATAACCCTGATGGGGAGGAATTCGATCTTGAACAAAGTGAGGGAGCTGTCTGTGATAGGAGGAAGTGGACTTTTCAGGTATGCTAGGGGTTATGCTCTAGCAACCACTCAGTCGTTTAATGCATCAAAAAGTGATGATGCTATAGTGGAGTACAATATCTATGTCTTGCATTATTGA
- the LOC133727984 gene encoding DNA damage-repair/toleration protein DRT102-like has protein sequence MNSTKIHILEIKNQNQIPAVARSTSTSRTLALPPTTPSPLRLLLAANTKTRGLIACSTGVGIATLANKFPEVCAAACLSPSDALDAQLQRPPVSGMSTEPESAIEIVDTWLNAPFKVPSPASKSKPWPEIGADSDLKESSCSICCLVKNRNLNPIDIISGHSMKILSSLSSGMGNGICYLMKISRLRTRLLIKKLENGGK, from the coding sequence ATGAACTCAACCAAAATTCACATCCTagaaattaaaaatcaaaatcaaatcccagCAGTGGCTCGCTCAACATCGACGTCGAGGACCTTGGCACTTCCTCCTACTACTCCATCACCGTTGCGTCTCCTCCTCGCCGCCAACACCAAAACTCGCGGACTTATCGCATGCAGCACCGGCGTCGGCATTGCGACCTTAGCCAACAAGTTCCCCGAAGTCTGCGCGGCCGCGTGTCTCTCCCCATCCGACGCCCTCGACGCCCAGCTCCAACGTCCTCCTGTCTCCGGCATGTCCACGGAGCCGGAATCCGCCATCGAGATCGTCGACACGTGGCTCAACGCTCCCTTCAAAGTGCCCAGTCCTGCGTCGAAGTCGAAACCTTGGCCGGAAATTGGAGCTGATTCTGATTTGAAGGAGAGCTCTTGTTCCATCTGCTGTTTGGTGAAGAATCGAAATTTGAATCCGATTGATATAATTTCGGGTCATTCAATGAAGATACTGAGTTCTTTATCAAGTGGGATGGGAAATGGGATATGTTATTTGATGAAGATCTCAAGGCTGCGAACAAGGCTATTGATCAAGAAATTGGAGAATGGGGGTAAGTGA
- the LOC133733138 gene encoding dirigent protein 22-like — protein MWTQPSQLEKVPTMARIPRLPPIVATQFIVLSLLSSFALILVQGEDDHDFVTAMDRDLLGLKKEKLSHFKLYWHDIVSGKNPSSIGVVKSPVNSSTLFGFVSMIDDPLTEKPELSSKLLGWAQGFYASASQQEVGLLMAMNFHFIQGKYNGSTITVLGRNPVFNKVREMPVIGGSGLFRFARGYVEARTHTFTASTGDAIVEYNAYVLHY, from the coding sequence ATGTGGACACAACCCTCTCAATTGGAAAAAGTTCCAACAATGGCCAGAATACCTCGATTACCTCCCATCGTTGCTACACAGTTCATAGTTCTCtcccttctttcttcctttgcCCTAATTCTGGTCCAGGGAGAAGATGATCACGATTTCGTGACAGCCATGGACCGCGATCTCTTGGGGCTCAAGAAAGAAAAGCTCAGCCACTTCAAGTTGTACTGGCATGACATTGTGAGCGGCAAAAACCCAAGCTCAATTGGAGTGGTGAAATCACCCGTTAACTCATCAACGCTCTTCGGATTCGTGAGTATGATCGACGATCCCCTCACCGAAAAGCCGGAGCTGAGCTCGAAGCTACTGGGGTGGGCTCAAGGGTTCTACGCATCAGCTTCACAACAGGAGGTCGGGCTGTTGATGGCAATGAACTTTCATTTTATTCAGGGCAAGTACAACGGGAGCACCATAACCGTGCTGGGGAGGAACCCAGTGTTCAACAAGGTGAGGGAGATGCCGGTGATCGGAGGAAGTGGGCTTTTCAGGTTTGCAAGAGGTTATGTTGAAGCAAGAACTCATACATTCACTGCGAGCACCGGAGATGCCATCGTTGAGTACAATGCCTATGTGCTCCATTATTGA